From one Marmota flaviventris isolate mMarFla1 chromosome 1, mMarFla1.hap1, whole genome shotgun sequence genomic stretch:
- the Serpind1 gene encoding heparin cofactor 2 — MKHPFHPLFIFLIITSVCGGSKDFTDQLNNKNLSMPLLPADFHKENTVTNDWIPEGEEDDDYLDLEKLFGEDDDYIDIIDAVSPIESSPGNILQLFQGKSRIQRLNILNAKFAFNLYRSLKDLTNTFDNIFIAPVGISTAMGMISLGLKGKTHEQVHSILHFKDFVNASNKYEITTIHNLFRKLTHRLFRRNFGYTLRSVNDLYIQEQFPILDDFKTKVREYYFAEAQVADFSDPAFISKTNDHILKLTKGLIKEALANIDPTIQMMILNCIYFKGSWVNKFPVEMTHNHNFRLNEREVVKVPMMQTKGNFLAANDQELDCDVLQLEYVGGISMLIVVPHKLSGMKTLEGQLTPQVVERWQKSMTNRTREVLLPKFKLEKNYNLVEALKSMGITELFDKNGNMSGISDQRITIDLFRHQGTITVNEEGTQAAAVTTVGFMPLSTQVRFTVDRPFLFLVYEHRTSCLLFMGRVANPARS; from the exons ATGAAACACCCCTTCCAccctcttttcattttcctcatcaTAACATCTGTGTGTGGTGGAAGCAAAGATTTCACAGATCAGCTTAATAATAAAAACCTGAGCATGCCCCTTTTGCCTGCtgactttcacaaagaaaacacGGTCACCAATGACTGGATTCCAGAGGGGGAGGAAGACGACGATTATCTGGACCTGGAGAAATTATTTGGTGAAGATGACGACTACATTGACATCATTGATGCGGTTTCCCCAATAGAATCAAGTCCTGGGAACATCCTGCAGCTTTTCCAAGGCAAGAGCCGGATCCAGCGTCTTAATATCCTTAATGCAAAGTTCGCCTTCAACCTTTACAGATCACTGAAGGACCTGACCAACACTTTTGATAACATATTTATAGCACCTGTTGGTATTTCTACTGCAATGGGGATGATTTCCTTAGGCCTGAAGGGAAAGACGCATGAACAAGTGCACTcgattttgcattttaaagactTTGTTAATGCTAGCAACAAGTATGAGATCACAACTATTCATAATCTCTTCCGTAAGCTGACTCATCGCCTCTTCAGGAGGAACTTTGGGTACACACTTAGGTCAGTCAACGACCTTTATATTCAAGAGCAGTTTCCCATCCTAGATGACTTCAAAACTAAAGTGAGAGAGTACTACTTTGCTGAGGCTCAGGTGGCTGACTTCTCAGATCCTGCCTTCATTTCTAAAACTAACGACCACATTCTGAAGCTCACCAAGGGTCTCATAAAGGAAGCTCTAGCGAATATAGACCCTACTATTCAGATGATGATTCTTAACTGCATATACTTCAAAG GATCCTGGGTGAATAAATTCCCAGTGGAAATGACACACAACCACAACTTCCGGCTGAATGAGCGAGAGGTGGTCAAGGTTCCCATGATGCAGACTAAGGGGAACTTCCTTGCGGCAAATGACCAGGAACTTGACTGTGATGTTCTCCAGTTGGAATATGTAGGAGGCATCAGCATGCTAATTGTGGTCCCGCACAAGCTATCAGGGATGAAGACCCTTGAAGGACAGCTGACACCCCAGGTGGTAGAGAGATGGCAAAAAAGCATGACAAACAG AACTCGAGAAGTGCTTCTGCCTAAATTCAAGCTGGAGAAGAACTACAATCTGGTGGAGGCCCTGAAGTCAATGGGAATCACAGAGCTGTTTGACAAAAATGGCAACATGTCAGGAATCTCAGACCAAAGGATCACCATTGACCTG TTCAGACACCAAGGTACCATCACAGTAAATGAAGAGGGCACCCAGGCTGCGGCTGTGACCACCGTTGGGTTCATGCCATTGTCCACTCAAGTTCGTTTCACTGTTGACAGACCCTTTCTGTTTCTGGTCTACGAACATCGCACCAGCTGTCTTCTCTTCATGGGGAGAGTGGCAAACCCTGCCAGGTCTTAA